GTCTGAAAATTTAGTATATCCCCGCATGTTTGCAGGAATGGGGTCGAGAACAAAAATTCGGGAAAGTTGAAGTGATGCTTCTTCAATGCTTTGCTGTACTTCTTTGTGCAAAGGCAATGACTTGCTTTGGCTCAAAACGCTGTTAGTCCTTCGTAAATCAATGCGATTCCCTCGCCCTTGATTACTAGTATGAAAATAGGTGGTAATTGCCGGTTGAGTTAAGTTATCACCGGCGGTATAAAACATTCTTTTTTCCGTTATTTTTTTCCCTTTTGCCGATGATGAGATACGGGTTAGCATTTCCGATTTTACTTCCATCTTTCCTTCTTCTATCCACCCGATAACAATGCTATACCGGTAATCTATTTGCTCGTCTGCATCAGATTGTATCACCACTGTCAGTTCGGTTTCGGTAAACCCATGTGTTATTATCCATTTGTGCCCGCCACGAATGCCTTTGCTATCAATATCGCCTCCGATAGCTTCGTTAATTTGTTTGCCATTTGTAATTTTTTGTAAAAATAGCAAGGCATCTAATATATTTGATTTACCACTGGCGTTAGTACCAATCAATATGGTTAGCGGATCAATATATAATTGACCTTCGGTAAAACTCTTCCAGTTTTTGAAGCGCAATTCTTTTATCATAAATTTAATTTGTGTCGGCGATATAAGCTATATGCAAAGATAACAATACGCCTTCATAAATTATACATTACCATAAGCAAAAGCGGTTATGCTCTCTAACTTACCATACTTACATACTGCCTCGCTATAAAGTATTCATGCACAGCCGCACCAGTTTGTTCTAAGTCTATTCCATTCGTCTTCGGCTATTTCTCTCTCTGCGGATTACCAACCACCGTTGCGCCATCCGGCACATGACGAATGACCACTGCACCTGCGCCAACAATGACATTGTTGCCAATTGTAATTCCCTCTTTGACCACCGCCCCTGCTCCGATAAAACTTCCCCTGCCCACTGTTACATTACCACAAAGGGTGGCATTAGGCGCAATATGTGCAAAATCTGCAACAATACACTCATGTTCAATCACCGCACCGGTATTGCATATCACACCGTTGCCTATAGATGAGAACGGGTTAATCACTGCCTTTGCTCCCAACATCACCCCGCAGCCGAGGGTTACCTTTGTCGCCAGATAAGCCTGTGAATGAATGGCATTAGCAGGCTCCTTTTGCAAAGAAGCGGTTAAAAAATCCTGTACCCTTGCTCTGATTTCGTTGTTGCCGATGGCAACAAAATAGCGATACCCCAATAGCAAATGAAGGGTGTTCCCGTCTGTTTCAGATCCCAAATATTCTAACCCTAAAGGGTTATGCTTTTTAGGTTTCGCCTCACAATAAGCACGAACCACCTGATTTTGAGAACAAAAAATGTCATACACCACAAACGCATGGCCGGAATAGCCTATCAGGGAGAGGGGTAAAACATTTGTAGCAGCAGACATAATTAGGTAGAATAGAGGGGTGAGTAAATCTTCCAACCCACAAAATACTATTTATCGGCTAAAGATTTTAATATGCCGATAACTTTTTCACTTACATTGCTTTGCCAATAAATGTTACTGCCATCATAAGGAGGGAGTTCAGAAATCCGGGCTATTGCCGAAAGTATTTCCTGAGATTTTATGGGAACATGCAGCACATTGTTGCTACAGGCACGACCTTGTTGCCGGTTGCCGGTATTAATCACATATTTTCCAAACGATGCAGCCTCAATAATTCCGCTCGAAGAATTGCCCAATAAAAAAGAGCATAGCTTCATACAGGAAAAATAGCCCGCAGTGCCGAAGTTTTCAACTGCAAAAATCCGATTGGTGTGTTGCTGTGCAAATGTCAGAAGTTCATTGCGAACAAAATTGCCCATAGTATCTGCATTAGGCATGGTAATGACAACCTGATAGGGAATTTTATTCAAAACTTCTATCAGTTCCTTTACATGTTCCCTGTTTTGGTCTGCCGAAATAGTTTCAGGATGAAAGGTAAACAAGACTGTAGCTTTTTTCATGTCTATACCATATCGCTTATAAAACTCTTCAGAATCAAACAGAGTGATGTTTTGAAG
This is a stretch of genomic DNA from Sphingobacteriales bacterium. It encodes these proteins:
- the neuC gene encoding UDP-N-acetylglucosamine 2-epimerase (hydrolyzing), producing the protein MHLSLLTSSRADYGIYLPLIKKLSQTQDFELSIIAFGTHLSPIHGYTINNIVADGFKVAYAIESMVVGDSAEAVSTAMALTSMKFSTLWAFLKDKTDLIICLGDRYEMFAAVSASIPFNLPVAHFYGGETTLGAIDNKFRHAITQMANYHFTATAEYACKISQMTGSDQHIYAVGSLSLDSLQNITLFDSEEFYKRYGIDMKKATVLFTFHPETISADQNREHVKELIEVLNKIPYQVVITMPNADTMGNFVRNELLTFAQQHTNRIFAVENFGTAGYFSCMKLCSFLLGNSSSGIIEAASFGKYVINTGNRQQGRACSNNVLHVPIKSQEILSAIARISELPPYDGSNIYWQSNVSEKVIGILKSLADK
- a CDS encoding AAA family ATPase, producing MIKELRFKNWKSFTEGQLYIDPLTILIGTNASGKSNILDALLFLQKITNGKQINEAIGGDIDSKGIRGGHKWIITHGFTETELTVVIQSDADEQIDYRYSIVIGWIEEGKMEVKSEMLTRISSSAKGKKITEKRMFYTAGDNLTQPAITTYFHTSNQGRGNRIDLRRTNSVLSQSKSLPLHKEVQQSIEEASLQLSRIFVLDPIPANMRGYTKFSDRLQSDASNIAGVLAALNNGTKQEIENTLTQYLKRLPEKEINHVWAEPVGLLKTDAMLYCKEQWFENELLIVDAGGMSDGTLRFLAIMTAMLTMPQHSLLVIEEIDNGFHPSRAKLLVQFLKEEGNRRSIDVLCTTHNPAFLDALGKEMIPVISIVYRISQTGTSQIKLLEDIVQLPKLMSRGSVGNLTTSGILEEVLSIKI
- a CDS encoding acetyltransferase, yielding MSAATNVLPLSLIGYSGHAFVVYDIFCSQNQVVRAYCEAKPKKHNPLGLEYLGSETDGNTLHLLLGYRYFVAIGNNEIRARVQDFLTASLQKEPANAIHSQAYLATKVTLGCGVMLGAKAVINPFSSIGNGVICNTGAVIEHECIVADFAHIAPNATLCGNVTVGRGSFIGAGAVVKEGITIGNNVIVGAGAVVIRHVPDGATVVGNPQREK